CCGCTGAAGCCGAAATGTCGGTACGAGGAATGATAACCTTGCGGGCTTCGAAGGTCATCTTGCGCGAGGTGTTACCCATTTGGGTGATTTCGCCTACAGCCTCAATATAGTCACCGGCATAAACAGGTGCTATAAATTCAACCATGTCGTAAGCTTTGAATAGACCTTCGTCGCCATCGTTGCGGATGAGCAATTCGGTAGCTACATCACCAAAGAGTTGGAGCATTTTAGCTCCGTCTACTAAGTTTCCGCCGTAGTGGGCGTCGTGCGAGCTCATTCGAACTCTTATTACTGCCTTTCCCATTTTGATTAAGTATCAAGTATCACGATACTAGTATCATGATTGGTTTGTGTTATTTCTATTCATCAGACGTTAGATGTAATACCGTTGTTTGTCTTCATCTAACCTTTCTAATACCCTCTATCTTGCGATGTAATCAACAAATATCGAAGGAGTCCTTACGTCTTCGGGCTTTATTGATCCGGTTTCAACCAACTCGCATGCTTCGGCAATTACCATATCAGCAGCCATAGCCATTAGTGGATTAAAGTTTTGTGAGGTGCCCCTGTATACCAAGTTACCTTCTGTATCGCTGATGCTAGCGCCAAGTAGGGCAACATCTGCTCGTAGCGGTTTCTCTAGAAGGTAATCTTTCCCATCAACTTGGATAACCTGCTTGCCCTCTGCAACAACGGTTCCTATCCCCGTTGGTGTAAGAAATCCTCCTAAGCCAGCCCCCCCTGCACGTACGCGCTCGGCTAGTGTACCTTGTGGCGAAAACTCTATAACAAGTTCTCCTGCATTCATCTGGTCTATAGTGCATGGGTTGGTGCCAATGTGCGAGGTGATAACCTTTTTTACCTGATGGTTTACGATTAGCTTGCCCAAGCCTTTATCAGGGAAGGCGGTATCGTTGCATATTATCGTAAGGTCTTTTACTCCCGACTCTAAAAGTGCGTCTATAATTCGATTAGGTCCTCCTGCTGACAAAAATCCACCAACCATAACCGTCATTCCATTCTTAATTTTCGATGCAGCTTCGGCTATCGTAATAAGTTTCTCCATATGCTTAGTACTTGTTAACAAACAACATATAATATGCAGCGTAATGTAACGTTTGCATGGTAAATGTTTTTGTAAACATATGCTTTTATTTTGAAACTACATAAAAGTAAAATGGGAAAATATTACAAAATATACCTCAAAATGGTATTAAATATGATTTATATAGATCAGAGAGGTTTTAAATTGTAATCAAAAATGGGTTTGTTAATTATTGTAATGCATTAACAGGTTTGAAAGAAGGGCGATCTATTTGGATAAGATGCTTTAAAATAATATTTTAATATTGGTTGTTGGAGAGGGTGTATAGCAAAGCCTGTATGCTACATTTTGAGCATGCGAACGTAAGTAGTTGGCAACAAGTAATGTTTTAAGAGAGAGGTGTGGTTGCTTTGACGAGCAGTTAGATGGTTGTAAGTTTAATATTATTAGCGCTGCCTCCAACCATTACTTGGATTGCTCCATTGGGCTTATAGGATAGCTCAACTGCAATTTCGGAGGGCTTTTTCATTGTGTAACCTTGTTCTAAAATAATTTTAGAGGGGATGTTTACAATGCCGTATCGGTTGAGATAGCAAGCTAGTGCTCCTGATGATGATCCTGTTGCTGCCTCCTCTTTTATGCCATAAAGAGGTGCGAGATTCCGACAGTGGGCAAAATTTCCGTTAATGGTTTCTAATGTATAAATATGATATCCAATCGCGTTGTGTTGTTTGGATACTGATGCAACTTCTCTGAATGCTGGTTTAATAGAATTGAGAACATTTAGGTTTTTTACCGGCACTATGATGTCTTTTAATCCGGTTGATACCACTTGAACGGGAAGGTTATCTGCAATACTATCGTAGGGGATGTTAAGAGAATGGGCTATGGTTGCTTTGTCTATGGTTTCATAAAAGGTAGGAGAGGCTTGCTCCATAGTAACATTTTGCTTGCCAACCTCAATTTGAAGCACTCCTGCGTTAGTTTCTTGAGTGTAGATGCCTTTTTTTATGATGTTGAGGTAGCGCATTAGGTAAAATGTGGCAATGGTGGCATGGCCGCATAGGTCTACTTCTTGTGTAGGTGTAAAAAAGCGCACTCTAAAATTAGCCTTGTCCGATCGTGAAACAAATGCGGTTTCAGATAGGCCGATTTTGGCTGCAATTTGCTGCATATCGTTATCCGAAAGGTGGTCGGCAACGAGAACTACACCAGCAGGATTACCTCCTTGGTGCGATTTGCTGAATGCGTTTAGAGTGTATACTTGCATGGGCTAGAGGTGTTAGACACAAAATGAAAAAATGAAAGGATGAAAAGTGAAAAATTACTTATTGATTTCAACTTTTTACTCGATCATCTTAGAGGCATCGTTTTCGCTAAGCTGTTCGATTCCTTTAAGTTTTTGTTGAATGGCACGTGTACGGACACCAACGAGAGAGTCTAGCTCATTTGATGCTTGGTTGAGCTTCATCTTTGTTTTCTCCAAAACATCGCCAAACTTGTTGAACTCCGTTTTTACTGCAGCAAGTAGCTTCCAAACCTCGTTCGATCGTTTTTCGATAGCTAATGTTTTAAACCCAATCTGGAAACTGTTAAGTAATGCCGTGATAGTTGTAGGTCCGGTAATTATTACCTTATAATCGCGATATGCTTGTTCCACAAGGGTACTATTGCGAACAACCTCAGCAAAAAGCCCCTCTACGGGGAGGAACATGATGGCAAAGTCTGCAGTGTATGGTGGGTTTATATACTTTTCGGAAATAGTTTTGGCATTTACTACAATACATTTTGCTAGCAAACGATTCGCCTCCTGGATGGTTGATGTGCTGCCTGTTTCGTATGCGCTAACAAGGTTGTGGTAAACATCCATTGGGAACTTGGAGTCTATTGGGAGAAAAAGAACCTCGTCGTCCGATTTGCCAGGAAGCTTTATGGCAAACTCTACGGCCTCTTTGCTGCCCTCTTTTACGGTAATGTTTTGTTCAAATTGCGCAGGAGTTAGGATCTGGTTGAGAATTACGTTTAGCTGTATCTCTCCAAAAATACCCCTAGTTTTTACGTTGGAAAGAACCTTCTTTAGATCTCCAACGCCGTTGGCGAGTTCGTGCATTTCTCCAAGTCCCTTGTGTACCAGTTCTAGCCTTTCGCTAACCATTTTAAACGATTGTCCAAGGCGTTCTTCCAGCGTTTTATTTAGCTTTTCATCAACAGTTTCGCGCATTCGTTCGAGCATAGTGTTATTGTCGAAGCGCATCTTTTCCATTCGCTCCTCGTTGGATTTTACAATGTACTGTAGCTGCTGGTTGATGGCTGTTGTTAAGGTGCTAAACGATTGGGTTTGCTCTTTGCGTCCTTCGCTTGCCAGTTTGCTAAACTCCTCGCGGTTGCGACGAAACTCTTCGCGCATGGATTCTTCCATCTTATGTGCTTCCTTAATCTGCTGCTCCTGATAAAAGCGTTGCTCCTTGATCTTTGCTATCAGAAAGAGAAGAAGAACTATTAGGATGATATTGGCAATAATCAGTACTGTAAGTATGCTGTTCATATGCTTGGTTTATACTGTAAAGATAGAGATTGTAGGCTTTATAGAATTTGGGACTAGATGATTTTGAAAAGATTTTTAGTCTTGGATTTGTAAACCTTTTATACAGTAATTTGTACGAATTGTATTAAGCAGTTGAAATTGTAGCTCTTTCGTCTTAAATTTATTCGGTTTTAAATTAAAATCTTTTAATGTTATGAGGTTTAAGTTTTTATTACTCCTCGGGATTTTAGCCTTTGGGGGGTGTTCCAAGGATGACGTAAAGCCAATTTCTAAGAGCGGTTTTGTTAGAATTTCGGCTCAGGTTGATGAACGTGTTCGCTTAAAAGCCGCACTTGTGGTGGATAGCTACGATGTTAACATTACAAGTAAGACGGATGCTGATTTTTCCTATGGTAAAAAAGTTTCGGAGATAGGGGCAAATCCCATAGAACTAGCCGTAGGTGATTATACCGTAAAAGTAAGTTCTCCGTCTGTAACGCTTCCTGATTTTGGCACGCCACTGTATGGGGTTACTCAGGATTTTAGTGTAGCAGCAGGTGCTACTACAAGTTTAAGCTTGGTATGTAAGCAAACAAATGCGGGGGTTAAGGTGATCTATTCCGATAGCTTCAAAAAGTACTGTGCAGACAATTCGATTGCTTATTCGACAACAATTGAGCAGGCCGGTAGTAGCCTTTCCTATGCTAGCAGTGAATCACGTGTTGGGTATTTTAACCCAGGAGACGTTAATGTGGTGGTTTTGGTGGGCGACAAGGAATACGCATCTAAATTGGCTCTTGTAGCGCAGGATTTGGTGAATCTTACAATAGACTTGGCCCCTGAAGATCCATCGAAGGTTGTGTTGACTATTACCGGAGTTGATGATGTGAATACTAGGGATGAAAAAATTGTAATATCGCTAAAACCGACTACCACCGAAACGTTAAAGCTTAGCGAAGATTTTGCTTCGGTAACAACAGGCAATAGCACCGATTCGGATGGGTCAAGAAGTTCGTGGAGTGGTAACGAAAATTTTCCAACTGTTGCAAAGGCTTATCAGGCTGGAGGCGCTCTAAAATTGGGTGTTGATGGAACCGAAGGGAAAATAATTTCAAAAACGCTCGATCTTTCAGCTAACAATGGCAATGTTACCGTTAAGGTAAAGGTTAAAGGATGGACTTCGGTTGAGTCTGATCTGAAAATAAAGGTGGGAAGTGTAGAAAAGGTTGTGCCATATACGGCCATTATGTTAAATGCTTTTGAAGAGGTTACAGCTACTTTCCCTGGTGCAGGTACTGCAACGTCAACGGTTACCATAACCTCTGCAACTAAGCGGCTATTTGTTGATGAGATTAGGGTATTCAATTAGTGAGTAGGGAGTAGTTAGTAGGGAATAGTTTAAAGGCGCCGAAGAGGAGGATTCCTTGGAGGCGTTTTTTTGTGTGAAAAATGAAAAATGAAAAAGCTGGATTAGAGTGCTGTTTGGTTATCTTCGCAAGAATTTTAGAAACTAAACTCAAAAAAGGCATGCGACGTATTTTACTATTGCTAATTATTATGGCATCGGCAAGCGCTTATGGGCAGACCTATATTAAACTGAATGCACCTCTTGTATTCGCTAAGGCATTTAATCCATCTATTGAAACTAGAATCTCAAATAAGTGGACCTTCGAATTTGATATGCTTATGACCTTTAGAAATGAAACAAACGATAAGGGACCATTTCGTATTCTTATGCTTCAACCAGAGGGACGATACTACTTTAAAGAGGTTAATAAGGGCTTTTTTGTGGGGATTAATACTGGCTATGCCATGTTTAGAATAACAAAGCCTCATTGGCTCTTTAAGGAGGATTATGATGCTTCCCATATTTACCAAATGGGATGGTCGGTACAGGCAGGTTTTACAATAGGTTACGAAATGAAAATTAAGGATAGATGGCTTATTGATGTGTTTTTTGGAGGAGGTCGTCAATGGTCAATTTATGAGGCGTTTTACTATCCAGACGGAGGACGCTATGTTGGATATAATGGAAGTGCCGAATACCTTCCTTATAAAGGGGGTATAAATATTGGATATCGGTTAGGAAAGTAGAATAGGTATCAGTTAAAATACAGAAGGGGCAGATGTCGTGTAAAGCACATCTGCCCCTTCTGCTAAAGGTGTGTCTTGAATACGCCTGTCTGAATGGTTAGGAATGGCTGTGGGCGATAGCTTTGTTTTGATGGGGGGGCCAAGAGTTGTGGAGAATTCCCATGATTTGTGAACAACTTCCCAACAGTTGTGGAGAAGCCTCCAACAATTGTTGTCATCTTCCCAAGAGTTGTTATCGTTCTTCCAAGAGTTGAGTAGGTGTAGGCAACTTATACTAAAGGTGTATAAAGGGAGCCGGCAATACTAGTTATGTTTTTGACAAGAATTGTGTAGTTCGGTTGTAGAGAGGGGGCTTTTCATCGTTTCAAAACTAAAGAGTTGCCTGAAGTTTTTTAGAATCTATTGGATTCTGATTTAGTTGTCGGGACAAGCCCGGCATGACAGCGCTGAATTTGGGTTGTGCCTAATTTAGCGATATTGCCTAAGGAGGTGGCTTTGGCTTGGTAAGGGGATGGGGTGTTGATTATCCGCGTTGCAAAACTAAAGAGTTACCTGAAGAGTTCTTTTAGAATCTGTCGGATTCTAATTTAGATGCCGGAATTTTTTAGAGAGCAACCTATTCCTACTTCTAATTGTATATCTCCTACGGATAAAAAGACAGCGACAGAATCTATAAACTACAAGGCTGTAATCGCCACGCGGTATTTGTACCGATCAAAATTTGGGCTCTATAACGTTTTTTGGTGGGTAAGCCCTTCTTTTTGCACACTATTCAACCGCTTTGCGGTTGTAGTTGTATGGGGTGTAATTCTCCCTGCATTGCATGCGGGGCTATTCGTATTCAATCCTTCTAGGATTGCCTCTTGTCGGCCATTCATCTGCATAAGGCAACGTCAACTCGATGTAAGAGGAAGATATCATTGTATATCTACTGAGAATAATATCGAGGTTTTGGTGTGATGCTACAAGTCTGTAACCGCCACGCGGTATTCTTGCCCTTCGAATTTTGTCCATAGGACATTACGACTTGTAGTACCCAACCATAACCCGCACATTTTCCTCGTAGAGGATAAACTGACTATTGGTTGATGGCCGCTTTTCATAAGGTTTACAACCATATTGAACTAACGCTAATTAAGGGTAAGTATAAATCGTAGGCTACTTTACTAACTACGAGAAGCCTCTAAGGGCTTTGACGTGAATAGCCCCGAGTAAAACTAGGGGGAGGTAGGGGAAGGAAAGTAAACAACCACGACGTGGTTGAAGATGTTCTACAGATGCAGTAACCCTCAGAATTTACTACTCACCCTATTCGTTATAGAACCAAAAATCTGTCCGAGCTGCATTACGTTTGGTCCCTTTTTATAACCCGTCAATTTGCCATGTAGTAGTTAAAGAGTTGTTGACTATGGTTGTTCTTTCTAAGGCAAAGAACTATTTCGCTCTATTAGATTTAGATGCCGGAACAAGCCCGGCATGACAGCGCAGAGTTTGGGATAAGATTACACTAATCATTATATAAGAATGGGCTATGGGCTGACCTTTTGGGTAAACGAGTAGAATTGGGGTCGCCCCTTTGGGGCTGATAGTTCTCCCCCCAATGGCCGTGGGCTTACACCCACGGTTAATAAGGTGGCGCTGCGTTGTAGCGCTTTAGTGCAATCTTGGCTGTAATTTGATTATAGAATGTTTCTTTCTGGAGTATGCTTGCGGCTAATAGTTGTGCTACGTTTAATAGTAGCACGTTATCCCCTCTCTTGGGAGGGGTGTAGGGTTGGATTTTATTTTTTCTTACTAGTCTTTTGCCCCTTTCATTTCTTTGAGCCCAAAGAAACGAAACAAAGAAAGGCTTTCGTGGCTTAACTCGCAGACTTCGGGTGGGGCGTTTATCCACAATAAAGGCTTGCTCTCGCATTGGCCCTTTACACTTTTACGAGTGTTGTGGTTTCTCCGTCCGCTTCGAACAGAACCCACGACGGGGAAGGTATGTCCCGTTCGTTGCCGGGATGTCGGCTAACGCCTCCTGCTTCGCCATGGTGTTTACGGATGGAGATGTCGGCTTTGCGGTTTGGCTTGCTTGCCGTAGGGTGGTTTGAGGGTTTTGTGGCATTTATTTGTGCTATGCATGATATTAGCAAGTTATCCCCTTTTACGAACCATATCAAACTGTTTCAATTCTTAGATCGAAATTACGTTAATATAATGACTTTAGCCTTTCGTAATATTTTACATCTTAGATTGAAGAGTATATCCAAGTAGTACTTATTCTAGTCTCAAAAAACGAAATTTGGACAAAAAGTAATTGCTGTTCTAAAGCATGCTTATGTAAATCTTTGTAATGTAGAATAGTATCCATCGCTTTAACCAATATAACGTTAACCCTTTACACTTTTTTGTACTGTTAGAACTCTATTAGGGTAAAAGGTTCTATATTTACGGTCGCAAAAAAATGAGGGATAAAGGTTGCGGCTGGCAATAGAATAGTATCCATATTTTATTTGCTAAAGGCTTATATGTCATCCATTAATGGTTAAAGTTGATGTGACTGACGAGGCTTTGCTGTACTTATACCTTACATGTGGATTTATACAATATGATGATAATTCGAAGACTTTCCGCACTTCTATTGGCAACAATTGGATTCGCGTTGCTATCGCTATCTGCCCATGCGCAGACTATTACCCCCGACATGATTGAAAAGGCACGTGCTGCCGGTGTTTCGCAGGAGCAGATTGATGCTGCAATGAAGAAGCAAGGGGCTAATGCTATGCAGCAAAAGCAGGCTACCGCTAATCAGAGCGCTTCGTCGAAGGTAGGCGGCTATGGCATGCGCGATATACCGCAGGATAGCTTAGATAAATTCTACCGAGTAAAGTTTAGGGTTCAAGATTCGTTGCGAGTCGACTCCATTAAAAAGGCAAATGCGGTTTATGGTCGCGAGATCTTTGCAGTGAAGAACTTAACCTTTGCTCCAAATCTAAACATTGCAACTCCAAAAAACTATAAGCTGGGAGCTGGCGATGAGCTTATCATTAATATATACGGTGCTTCGGAAGATAACTTTACTCAGAAGGTCAGCCCCGATGGTAGAATTGTTATTCCAAGTTTTGGTCCTATAGCTTTGGGTGGGCTTACCATAGAGGGAGCTGAATCGAAGTTGCGCTCTGCATTATCGCGAATATACTCGGGGCTAAACGGAGGAGGTACGCATCTAACCCTTTCGCTGGGTAATATTAGAAGCATTAAGGTTAACATGGTGGGCGAGGTTGCTCGTCCCGGTACTTATACGCTTCCTTCTCTATCAACTCTTTTTAATGCGCTATACGTTGCAGGCGGGGTAAACGAAATAGGATCGCTTCGTAGCATTAAGGTATACCGAGGTAGCCACATGGTAGGCGAACTAGATGTGTACGATTACCTGCTTAACGGCAAGTTTGGATCGAACGTTAGGTTGGAGGATAACGATATGGTGGTTGTTTCGCCATACGAGAAGCTGGTAACCATTAAGGGTAACGTTAAGCGCCCTCGCATCTTTGAGATGAAGAAGGGGGAGACGCTTGCCGATGCAATTCGCTTTGCCGGTGACTTTAAATCTTCGGCCTACTCCGAAAATATTACGCTTAAGCGAAGCAACGGACGTCAATTTGAGGTGCATACTGTTGATAAGGCTGGTTTTAAGAGTTTCGCCATACAGGATGGAGATGAGCTAACCGTTGGCGAAGTGGTAAAATCGTTTAGTAATAGGGTGGAGATACAGGGGGCTGTGCAACGCCCAGGTATGTTTGCCCTAACCGATAAGCTATCTACCGTAAAGCAGCTTATCGATAAGGCAGAAGGTGTTCGTGGCGATGCATTCCTTACCCGTGCACAAATAACCCGTACGCTACCCGACTCGTCGAAACAGATGGTTGCTGTTGATTTGTACGCGTTGCTTAACAATAAAACAGCCGATGTAGCGCTCGAAAATAAGGATGTTCTTTACATCCCTTCGATATACGATCTGCAAAAGGAGTTTACGGTTACCATTAAAGGAGCCGTTGATAGCGCTGCTACCTATCCTTTCCGTAAGGATATGACGGTTGAAGATCTTGTTCTTATGGCGGGTGGCCTTAAGTACGAAGCTTCGCTGCAGCAAGTAGAGGTTGCGCGCCGCATTCGCGATCCATACTCCTTGAAGCCTACCGATAAGGCTGCTGAGGTGTTTTCCTTTAGCATAGACGATAAGCTATCGATAGCCCCAGAGGCAAAACGCTTTGTGCTGGCTCCCTACGACGAGGTTTATGTTCGTGTATCGCCAGGATATGAGAAACAGCACAACGTTACCGTGAAGGGTGAGGTGGTTTTTACGGGCGATTATGGTCTATCGGTAAAGAGTCAGCGAATCAGCGAACTTATTCAAAAGGCAGGAGGCTTAACCCCTCAGGCATACGTAAAAGGTGCTCGATTGATGAGAAAAATGACCCACGACGATTCGGTAAGGGTAATTTCTTTGGTAAAGCTTGCCGCACGTAGCTCATCTAAAAAGGATACCATAGATGTAAAGAAGCTGGATATTGGCTCTGAGTACTTTGTCGGTATCGATCTCGAAAAGGCGATGAGCAATCCAGGATCGGAATACGATGTGGTGCTTAAGGAGGATGATGTTATTGAAGTTCCTCAGTTTAGCAATACGGTTCGTATAAGCGGAGCTGTGCTATATCCAAATACGGTTACCTACCGAAAGGGTATGAGCCTGTCGCGCTACGTTAGCATGGCTGGAGGATACGACGATGGAGCCAAAAAGCGAAAGTCATTCGTTATCTATATGAACGGTACGGCTGCCCGAAAGAGGTTCTGGAGTTCTCCTCGAATTGAGCCCGGTTGCGAAATAGTAGTACCCAATAAACCCGAACGTAAGGGAGCCACAGCTGGTGAAATACTAGGTTACAGCTCTTCGTTGGCATCGATTGCGGCAATGATTGCGACGATTATTAATGTGACTAAATAGGCGAACGGAGTGAGCCGAGATGCGTGAAAGCGTGAGCAGTGAACTGTGATGCGTGAGCCGAGAGGGGTGAACCCTGAAAACGTGATGAGTGAGGCGTGAGCCGAAACACTAATAAAAGTTATGGAAACTCATAAAGACCTTGACGTATGGAAACTATCAATAGAACTTGTAGTTAATATCTATAAGTTTACAGAAGAATTTCCAAAGAGTGAACTTTATGGGTTAACTTCTCAAATTCGTCGAGCCGCTGTGTCAATTCCTTCAAATATAGCAGAAGGTGCTGCAAGGAAGAATACAAAAGAGTTTATTCAATTTTTGTATATAAGTTTAGGTTCTATTGCCGAGATCGACACACAGTTGATTATAAGCCAAAGACTGGGATATGCAGAAATCAATGGTGAACTGGCTGATAGAATAGAGCATATTCGAAAGATGCTTATTAATTTGATTAGAAAACTGAAGGAAAAAATGGGATAGTGAACCGTGAAGAGTGAAGGGTGAGCAGTAAAGAGTGAACCGTGAAGAGTGAGCCGTAAGCCGAAACGCATAACTTTCACTGATCACTCATCACGAAAAAATTCGCATCACGCATCACTGTTCACGCATCACAAATACAGAAAACAATAAGCAAATGACCAATACTCCAAACAACCAACAAACCCCAATTGAAACTCCGCCAACAAAAAAATCCGGCGAAATAGAAATCGATCTTCTGGAGCTTGCACGTAAGCTTTGGGATAGCCGTAAGTTTATTCTTAAGGTAACAGCAATATTTGCTGCAATAGGGCTATTTGTGGCCATATTCTCGGCAAAGGAGTACACCAGTAGCGTTACCATGGTACCCCAACTAGGCGATGGTAAAAGCAAGGCTGGTGGATTGGCTGGTTTAGCTGCAATGGCAGGGGTTAGCCTTGGCGATATGGGTGGAGGTGATGTGCTATCCCCAACCATCTACCCCAAAATAATGGCAAGCGTGCCATTCCAAAAGGATTTAATGTACACCAAGGTAAAGTTTGATAATATCCCTCACGAAATTACCCTTTACGACTACTATACCAACGAGGATTACCAACCGTTTAACTTGTTTGGTACGATTAAGAAGTATACTATTGGGTTGCCGGGGGTGATTATAAAAGCGGTTAAAGGAGCGAATAGTGAGAAGGGAGTAGGGAGTAGGGAATCGAAATATCTGAGACTTTCTCAAAAGGAAGATGCTATTGCAAAACTCTTATCCTCGAAGGTTTCTCTCGCAATAAACGAAAAAGAGGGTACGTTAAACCTAACTGCCAATATGCCGGAGGCATTGGCATCCACTCAGGTGGTAGAGGCTACCCGTATACTACTACAAAAGTATATCACCGACTTTAAGGTAGATAAGGTAAAGCAAAACCTTGACTTTATACAGCAACGCTACAACGAGGCTAAGCGTAGCTTCGAGC
This genomic window from Acetobacteroides hydrogenigenes contains:
- the kal gene encoding 3-aminobutyryl-CoA ammonia lyase, with the translated sequence MGKAVIRVRMSSHDAHYGGNLVDGAKMLQLFGDVATELLIRNDGDEGLFKAYDMVEFIAPVYAGDYIEAVGEITQMGNTSRKMTFEARKVIIPRTDISASAADVLAEPIVVCRASGTCVVPKDCQRNVK
- a CDS encoding CoA transferase subunit A; its protein translation is MEKLITIAEAASKIKNGMTVMVGGFLSAGGPNRIIDALLESGVKDLTIICNDTAFPDKGLGKLIVNHQVKKVITSHIGTNPCTIDQMNAGELVIEFSPQGTLAERVRAGGAGLGGFLTPTGIGTVVAEGKQVIQVDGKDYLLEKPLRADVALLGASISDTEGNLVYRGTSQNFNPLMAMAADMVIAEACELVETGSIKPEDVRTPSIFVDYIAR
- a CDS encoding PhzF family phenazine biosynthesis protein; protein product: MQVYTLNAFSKSHQGGNPAGVVLVADHLSDNDMQQIAAKIGLSETAFVSRSDKANFRVRFFTPTQEVDLCGHATIATFYLMRYLNIIKKGIYTQETNAGVLQIEVGKQNVTMEQASPTFYETIDKATIAHSLNIPYDSIADNLPVQVVSTGLKDIIVPVKNLNVLNSIKPAFREVASVSKQHNAIGYHIYTLETINGNFAHCRNLAPLYGIKEEAATGSSSGALACYLNRYGIVNIPSKIILEQGYTMKKPSEIAVELSYKPNGAIQVMVGGSANNIKLTTI
- a CDS encoding DNA recombination protein RmuC, which translates into the protein MNSILTVLIIANIILIVLLLFLIAKIKEQRFYQEQQIKEAHKMEESMREEFRRNREEFSKLASEGRKEQTQSFSTLTTAINQQLQYIVKSNEERMEKMRFDNNTMLERMRETVDEKLNKTLEERLGQSFKMVSERLELVHKGLGEMHELANGVGDLKKVLSNVKTRGIFGEIQLNVILNQILTPAQFEQNITVKEGSKEAVEFAIKLPGKSDDEVLFLPIDSKFPMDVYHNLVSAYETGSTSTIQEANRLLAKCIVVNAKTISEKYINPPYTADFAIMFLPVEGLFAEVVRNSTLVEQAYRDYKVIITGPTTITALLNSFQIGFKTLAIEKRSNEVWKLLAAVKTEFNKFGDVLEKTKMKLNQASNELDSLVGVRTRAIQQKLKGIEQLSENDASKMIE
- a CDS encoding DUF4493 domain-containing protein, producing MRFKFLLLLGILAFGGCSKDDVKPISKSGFVRISAQVDERVRLKAALVVDSYDVNITSKTDADFSYGKKVSEIGANPIELAVGDYTVKVSSPSVTLPDFGTPLYGVTQDFSVAAGATTSLSLVCKQTNAGVKVIYSDSFKKYCADNSIAYSTTIEQAGSSLSYASSESRVGYFNPGDVNVVVLVGDKEYASKLALVAQDLVNLTIDLAPEDPSKVVLTITGVDDVNTRDEKIVISLKPTTTETLKLSEDFASVTTGNSTDSDGSRSSWSGNENFPTVAKAYQAGGALKLGVDGTEGKIISKTLDLSANNGNVTVKVKVKGWTSVESDLKIKVGSVEKVVPYTAIMLNAFEEVTATFPGAGTATSTVTITSATKRLFVDEIRVFN
- a CDS encoding DUF3575 domain-containing protein, yielding MRRILLLLIIMASASAYGQTYIKLNAPLVFAKAFNPSIETRISNKWTFEFDMLMTFRNETNDKGPFRILMLQPEGRYYFKEVNKGFFVGINTGYAMFRITKPHWLFKEDYDASHIYQMGWSVQAGFTIGYEMKIKDRWLIDVFFGGGRQWSIYEAFYYPDGGRYVGYNGSAEYLPYKGGINIGYRLGK
- a CDS encoding SLBB domain-containing protein; the protein is MMIIRRLSALLLATIGFALLSLSAHAQTITPDMIEKARAAGVSQEQIDAAMKKQGANAMQQKQATANQSASSKVGGYGMRDIPQDSLDKFYRVKFRVQDSLRVDSIKKANAVYGREIFAVKNLTFAPNLNIATPKNYKLGAGDELIINIYGASEDNFTQKVSPDGRIVIPSFGPIALGGLTIEGAESKLRSALSRIYSGLNGGGTHLTLSLGNIRSIKVNMVGEVARPGTYTLPSLSTLFNALYVAGGVNEIGSLRSIKVYRGSHMVGELDVYDYLLNGKFGSNVRLEDNDMVVVSPYEKLVTIKGNVKRPRIFEMKKGETLADAIRFAGDFKSSAYSENITLKRSNGRQFEVHTVDKAGFKSFAIQDGDELTVGEVVKSFSNRVEIQGAVQRPGMFALTDKLSTVKQLIDKAEGVRGDAFLTRAQITRTLPDSSKQMVAVDLYALLNNKTADVALENKDVLYIPSIYDLQKEFTVTIKGAVDSAATYPFRKDMTVEDLVLMAGGLKYEASLQQVEVARRIRDPYSLKPTDKAAEVFSFSIDDKLSIAPEAKRFVLAPYDEVYVRVSPGYEKQHNVTVKGEVVFTGDYGLSVKSQRISELIQKAGGLTPQAYVKGARLMRKMTHDDSVRVISLVKLAARSSSKKDTIDVKKLDIGSEYFVGIDLEKAMSNPGSEYDVVLKEDDVIEVPQFSNTVRISGAVLYPNTVTYRKGMSLSRYVSMAGGYDDGAKKRKSFVIYMNGTAARKRFWSSPRIEPGCEIVVPNKPERKGATAGEILGYSSSLASIAAMIATIINVTK
- a CDS encoding four helix bundle protein, which translates into the protein METHKDLDVWKLSIELVVNIYKFTEEFPKSELYGLTSQIRRAAVSIPSNIAEGAARKNTKEFIQFLYISLGSIAEIDTQLIISQRLGYAEINGELADRIEHIRKMLINLIRKLKEKMG
- a CDS encoding Wzz/FepE/Etk N-terminal domain-containing protein, encoding MTNTPNNQQTPIETPPTKKSGEIEIDLLELARKLWDSRKFILKVTAIFAAIGLFVAIFSAKEYTSSVTMVPQLGDGKSKAGGLAGLAAMAGVSLGDMGGGDVLSPTIYPKIMASVPFQKDLMYTKVKFDNIPHEITLYDYYTNEDYQPFNLFGTIKKYTIGLPGVIIKAVKGANSEKGVGSRESKYLRLSQKEDAIAKLLSSKVSLAINEKEGTLNLTANMPEALASTQVVEATRILLQKYITDFKVDKVKQNLDFIQQRYNEAKRSFEQKQMQLAAFKDGNRNVILASAQTTGERINAEYTLLYSVYSELAKQLEQAKIKVKDATPVLTVVEPAVVPNIKSKPNRPMILVVYSFLGFFLGVVGVFIISFLYKVNGKKFEKLMSKTLKQ